From Streptomyces durmitorensis, a single genomic window includes:
- a CDS encoding fatty acid desaturase family protein — protein MSQAAAAVAERSPGTTTGQPAGSDFAPLLRTVKEQGLLGRRTGWYARTIVVNTVALAAVATGMFLIGGSWWVLLLAPVLAALCARTAFIGHDAGHSQITGDRRVSRTIGLIHGNLLLGMSSAWWNDKHNRHHANPNHLDKDPDVAANILVWTSKQAKVRLGFRRWLTRNQAWLFFPLTLLQGVAMKIYGFQDLRRQAPRERVLEGLLLVAHLVGYVTLLLVTMPVGHALAFAAIHQALFGLHLGLAFAPNHKGMEMPDPDGERWGHLSRQVLTSRNVRGSMLTDWFLGGLNYQIEHHLFPSMPRPSLRRAQPLVRAHCAELGMPYTEAGFLDSYRQVLRHMYEVGEPLRIE, from the coding sequence ATGTCCCAGGCCGCCGCCGCAGTCGCGGAGCGTTCCCCAGGCACCACCACAGGGCAGCCCGCCGGGAGCGATTTCGCGCCTCTCCTGCGCACCGTCAAGGAGCAGGGACTCCTGGGCCGCCGCACCGGCTGGTACGCCCGCACCATCGTGGTCAACACCGTGGCACTGGCCGCCGTGGCGACGGGCATGTTCCTCATCGGAGGCTCCTGGTGGGTGCTGCTCCTGGCACCCGTCCTGGCCGCACTGTGTGCCCGTACGGCATTCATAGGCCACGACGCGGGGCACTCCCAGATCACCGGCGACCGCCGCGTGAGCCGCACCATCGGCCTCATCCACGGCAATCTCCTCCTCGGCATGAGCTCGGCCTGGTGGAACGACAAGCACAACCGCCACCACGCCAACCCCAACCACCTCGACAAAGACCCCGACGTCGCCGCGAACATCCTCGTCTGGACCAGCAAGCAGGCCAAGGTCCGCCTCGGCTTCCGGCGCTGGCTCACCCGCAACCAGGCCTGGCTGTTCTTCCCGCTGACGCTTCTCCAGGGCGTCGCCATGAAGATCTACGGCTTCCAGGATCTGCGCCGCCAGGCCCCGCGCGAACGCGTGCTGGAGGGCCTCCTCCTGGTCGCCCACCTCGTCGGGTACGTGACGCTCCTGCTCGTCACCATGCCGGTGGGCCACGCCCTTGCCTTCGCCGCCATCCATCAGGCGCTCTTCGGACTGCACCTCGGACTGGCCTTCGCGCCGAACCACAAGGGCATGGAGATGCCCGACCCCGACGGCGAGCGCTGGGGCCACCTCAGCCGCCAGGTCCTCACCTCGCGCAACGTCCGCGGCAGCATGCTGACCGACTGGTTCCTGGGCGGACTCAACTACCAGATCGAGCACCACCTGTTCCCGAGCATGCCCCGCCCCAGCCTGCGACGCGCCCAGCCCCTGGTCCGCGCCCACTGCGCCGAGCTGGGCATGCCGTACACGGAGGCCGGATTCCTCGACTCCTACCGACAGGTACTGCGCCACATGTACGAGGTCGGCGAGCCGCTGAGGATCGAGTAG
- a CDS encoding oxygenase MpaB family protein codes for MKRYDRLKEIRRLDPEKDALAIYRLTATYEFPWDYTRALELALYRTYAVPSIGRLLAETAELTDRTQKRYDDTALLLDTVVEHGFGTDEGRTAIRRINQMHRSYDISNEDMRYVLCTFVVMPKRWIDAYGWRRLSRHETTAAAVYYRTLGRHMGIQDIPDSYEAFEKCLDAYEEAHFAWDEGARKVSDATLDLMASWYPGPLAPLLRASTLALLDEPLLRAFRYEPPGPVARTLVGRAVRLRGRTVRLMPPRSAPHYARQNWEIKGYPKGYRVGELGTFPVPGVRGCPVAHTDESAAASAE; via the coding sequence GTGAAGCGCTATGACCGGCTCAAGGAGATTCGGCGTCTCGACCCGGAGAAGGACGCCCTGGCGATCTACCGGCTCACCGCGACGTACGAGTTCCCCTGGGATTACACCCGAGCTCTTGAACTGGCGCTGTACCGCACGTACGCCGTTCCCAGCATCGGCCGACTCCTGGCCGAGACGGCGGAACTGACGGACCGTACGCAGAAGCGGTACGACGACACTGCCCTGCTTCTCGACACCGTCGTCGAGCACGGCTTCGGCACGGACGAGGGCCGCACCGCGATCCGCCGCATCAACCAGATGCACCGCAGCTACGACATCAGCAATGAAGACATGCGCTACGTGCTGTGCACGTTCGTGGTGATGCCCAAGCGCTGGATCGACGCCTACGGGTGGCGCAGATTGTCACGCCACGAGACGACCGCGGCAGCTGTCTACTACCGCACCTTGGGGCGGCATATGGGGATCCAGGACATCCCGGACTCCTACGAAGCCTTCGAGAAGTGCCTCGATGCCTACGAAGAGGCCCACTTCGCGTGGGACGAGGGTGCGCGCAAGGTCTCCGACGCGACCCTCGACCTCATGGCCTCCTGGTATCCGGGCCCGCTGGCGCCGTTGTTGCGTGCCTCGACCCTCGCCCTGCTCGACGAGCCCCTCCTGCGCGCCTTCCGCTACGAACCGCCAGGCCCTGTCGCCCGCACGCTTGTCGGGCGAGCGGTGCGGTTGCGCGGCCGCACCGTGCGGCTGATGCCGCCCCGTAGTGCGCCGCATTACGCCCGGCAGAACTGGGAGATCAAGGGCTATCCGAAGGGGTATCGGGTCGGAGAGCTCGGCACGTTCCCGGTGCCCGGAGTCCGGGGCTGCCCGGTGGCGCACACGGACGAGTCGGCTGCCGCCTCGGCGGAGTGA
- a CDS encoding PadR family transcriptional regulator yields the protein MLELAILGFLYDAPLHGYELRKRITALTGHVRPVAESTLYPAIKRLEKAGLLVRETQPGSVAAPRHVLNLTAEGRSELRRRLTEPQQGDITDENRWFTVLAFLRHVDDTAAQAAVLERRLAFLEEPASFFYDGERPLRAEDLDDPFRHGILTIARATSRAELTWLRATLSSLR from the coding sequence ATGCTCGAACTGGCCATCCTCGGATTCCTCTACGACGCGCCTCTGCACGGCTACGAGCTGCGCAAGCGCATCACCGCCCTGACCGGGCACGTACGCCCGGTCGCGGAGAGCACGCTGTACCCCGCCATCAAACGGCTCGAGAAGGCCGGCTTGCTGGTCCGCGAGACACAGCCCGGCTCCGTGGCGGCCCCGCGCCATGTCCTGAACCTCACAGCGGAAGGCAGGAGTGAGCTGCGCCGCAGGCTGACGGAACCGCAGCAGGGGGACATCACCGACGAGAACCGCTGGTTCACGGTCCTCGCCTTTCTGCGCCATGTCGACGACACGGCGGCCCAGGCCGCGGTCCTCGAGCGCCGCCTGGCCTTTCTCGAGGAGCCCGCCAGCTTCTTCTACGACGGCGAGCGCCCGCTGCGCGCCGAGGATCTGGACGACCCGTTCCGGCACGGCATCCTCACCATCGCCCGCGCGACAAGCCGAGCCGAACTCACCTGGCTGCGGGCGACGTTGAGCTCACTCCGCTGA
- a CDS encoding alpha/beta fold hydrolase: MRQARFDAQGSCVRWTESEGCGPARVYVHGLGAASTVYHAHIAARPELAGRRSLFVDLPGHGISDRPADFGYSLEEHADALAAALDDAQVTGAEIVAHSMGGSVAIVLAHRRGDLVSRLVLTEANLDPNPAVTAGSSGIASYEEEDFVADGHARVLEKVGSLWAATMRLADPRALHRSATGLVRGTLPTMRAMLMDLPVERVFLQGARSGELAGAEELVAAGVRVVTVPEAGHNVMFDNPEAFAAVVAERERIGQVRPVA, from the coding sequence ATGCGACAGGCACGGTTCGACGCACAGGGCAGCTGTGTCCGCTGGACGGAGAGCGAGGGCTGCGGCCCGGCCCGCGTGTACGTGCACGGGCTCGGCGCGGCGTCGACGGTCTATCACGCGCACATCGCGGCCAGACCTGAGCTGGCCGGACGTCGATCGCTCTTCGTCGACCTGCCGGGCCACGGCATCAGCGACCGCCCGGCGGATTTCGGCTACTCCCTGGAGGAACACGCGGACGCCCTGGCCGCGGCGCTGGACGATGCCCAGGTGACGGGGGCGGAGATCGTCGCGCACAGCATGGGCGGCTCCGTCGCCATCGTGCTCGCGCACCGCCGCGGCGACCTGGTGTCACGGCTGGTCCTCACCGAGGCCAATCTCGACCCCAACCCGGCCGTGACGGCGGGCAGCAGCGGAATCGCGTCCTACGAAGAGGAGGATTTCGTGGCGGACGGCCACGCGCGCGTGCTCGAAAAGGTCGGCTCCTTGTGGGCGGCGACCATGCGGCTGGCCGACCCCCGCGCCCTGCATCGCAGTGCGACGGGGCTCGTGAGGGGGACGCTGCCCACGATGCGCGCGATGCTCATGGACCTGCCTGTGGAGCGTGTCTTCTTGCAGGGCGCGCGGAGCGGCGAACTCGCGGGCGCGGAGGAGCTGGTGGCGGCCGGGGTGCGGGTGGTGACTGTGCCGGAGGCGGGGCACAACGTCATGTTCGACAACCCCGAGGCGTTCGCCGCGGTGGTTGCCGAGCGAGAACGGATCGGCCAGGTCAGGCCGGTGGCGTGA
- a CDS encoding class I SAM-dependent methyltransferase, whose translation MSDDHTRVRDFFSARAADWDTRFPDDGPAYRAAASELGLRAGGHVLDAGCGTGRALPALREAVGPSGVVLGVDLTPAMLEAATRAGRDREGQLLLADVTRLPLRSASLDAVFGAGLISHLPDPAQNLRELRRVVRPGGALALFHPIGRAALAARQGRQITTDDLRAEENLRPLLAGSGWQLTSYIDEDARFLALAVRQD comes from the coding sequence ATGAGCGATGACCACACGCGTGTCCGTGACTTCTTCTCCGCCCGGGCGGCCGACTGGGACACCCGGTTCCCCGACGACGGGCCCGCCTATCGCGCCGCCGCGTCCGAGCTCGGCCTGCGCGCCGGCGGCCACGTCCTGGACGCCGGGTGCGGCACGGGACGCGCGCTGCCCGCGCTCAGGGAGGCCGTAGGGCCCTCCGGAGTCGTCCTCGGGGTCGATCTGACTCCCGCCATGCTGGAGGCCGCCACACGAGCGGGCCGGGACCGTGAAGGGCAGCTCCTGCTCGCGGACGTGACCCGGCTCCCGCTGCGGAGCGCGTCGCTCGACGCCGTGTTCGGGGCGGGCCTGATCTCCCATCTGCCCGATCCGGCGCAGAACCTGCGGGAGTTGAGGCGCGTGGTGCGTCCCGGAGGGGCCCTCGCTCTCTTCCACCCGATCGGCCGCGCGGCGCTCGCGGCGCGGCAGGGCCGCCAGATCACCACGGACGATCTGCGGGCCGAGGAGAACCTCCGCCCGCTGCTCGCCGGTTCGGGCTGGCAGTTGACGTCGTACATCGACGAGGACGCACGATTTCTCGCTCTGGCCGTGCGACAGGACTAG
- a CDS encoding MHYT domain-containing protein, whose amino-acid sequence MGHLDHATFGWLTPVLSYAMACIGAALGLRCTVRALGATGTSRRNWLITAASAIGTGIWTMHFVAMLGFGVTGTEIHYNVPLTILSLIVAMAVVGAGVFAVGYGRDRGRALALGGLTTGLGVASMHYLGMAALRLHGSVRYDPVLVGLSVVIAVVAATAALWAALNIKSPLAVAVASLVMGGAVSSMHYTGMLAVSVRVTESGAALSGATTMQFIFPLAVGLGSYLFLTSAFVALSPTSGEREASVAAQRPVERAAG is encoded by the coding sequence ATGGGACACCTGGACCACGCCACCTTCGGCTGGCTGACCCCCGTGCTGTCGTACGCGATGGCCTGTATCGGCGCCGCTCTCGGGCTGCGCTGCACCGTCCGTGCCCTCGGCGCCACGGGCACCTCACGCCGCAACTGGCTCATCACCGCGGCTTCCGCCATCGGCACGGGTATCTGGACGATGCACTTCGTGGCCATGCTCGGCTTCGGCGTGACCGGCACCGAGATCCACTACAACGTGCCCCTGACGATCCTGAGCCTGATCGTCGCGATGGCCGTAGTCGGCGCCGGAGTCTTCGCCGTCGGCTACGGCCGTGACCGCGGGCGTGCGCTCGCGCTCGGCGGACTCACCACCGGGCTCGGCGTCGCGAGCATGCACTACCTGGGCATGGCCGCGCTGCGGCTGCACGGCAGCGTGCGCTACGACCCGGTGCTGGTCGGCCTCTCCGTCGTCATCGCCGTCGTCGCCGCGACCGCTGCCCTGTGGGCGGCACTGAACATCAAGTCGCCGCTCGCGGTTGCCGTCGCCTCGCTTGTCATGGGCGGGGCGGTGAGCAGCATGCACTACACCGGAATGCTGGCCGTGAGCGTGCGGGTCACCGAGTCTGGTGCCGCACTGTCCGGCGCCACGACCATGCAGTTCATCTTCCCCCTTGCGGTCGGCCTCGGCTCCTATCTCTTCCTGACCTCGGCGTTCGTCGCGCTCTCCCCGACCTCGGGGGAGCGCGAGGCCTCCGTGGCGGCCCAGCGGCCGGTCGAGCGCGCCGCCGGGTAG
- a CDS encoding sensor histidine kinase, giving the protein MRTPRRTPDPAGGTVPPNPGAPARGRRAHAGPPADERPDAKAPSEPAPPKTPARGRSWWPRPRTVRAKIVCLLMVPVVSLLALWGYATVSTAQDMAHLRQLQRVDAQVRGPVDTAITALQAERAAAVRYATKPAPDRGSELERQAGRTDRAVAKLRRGEGQTVADGADLPTGVESRLETFVSQAEGLSTVRSDVLDRRTAWDATYGQYTKTISAAFGVGGALTGIQEAELGSHARVLLEFSRAAEMLAREDVVLSSARLDGSLDGERLRQFTGAVETRRTLTDAAVADLRGPERAGWQDLVEGSAYADVRAVEDKVLVAPPGRKAAAAAPAAEWDSAHAEVRDELRAIDVGASRSAADRADPFTRGLLTPAGAAVLLGLLAVTASLVISVRIGRGLVVELVSLRNGALEIARHKLPDAMRKLRSGEEIDIHAEAPPGPPAEDETGQVYEALGTVHRAALRAAIERAELASGISGVFVNLARRSQVLVHRQLSLLDSMERRSDDPNELSDLFRLDHLTTRMRRHAESLIILSGAAPGRAWRMPVSLTNVVRAAVSEVEDYARVEVRQLPAAAVVGTAVADLTHLLAELVENAAQFSPPHTKVRVNGEPVGNGYALEIEDRGLGMGTETLADANHRIEQSETLDLFDSDQLGLFVVSRLAARNGVKVHLRTSPYGGTTAVVLLPTALLQSTTPESPGAHTMERDRTQDGHARVPDPAPMNGNSVPAPAARPALAPSTETPVTTPPGVTALRLHKPPDAEPDSAPEPSDDLPRRVRQASLAPQLRERPPDDVAGSVSVREDTERSPEQVRDRMAAYRDGWTRGGGRRPGIVGAVPDIPGPAPASDSTEGDHA; this is encoded by the coding sequence ATGCGTACACCCCGTAGGACCCCCGACCCGGCCGGCGGCACTGTGCCGCCGAATCCCGGGGCCCCGGCACGTGGTCGCCGCGCACACGCGGGACCGCCCGCCGACGAACGGCCCGACGCAAAAGCCCCTTCGGAGCCCGCACCGCCGAAGACCCCCGCGCGCGGACGCTCGTGGTGGCCGCGTCCTCGCACCGTACGAGCCAAGATCGTGTGCCTCCTGATGGTGCCGGTCGTCTCCCTGCTCGCACTGTGGGGATACGCCACGGTCAGCACGGCCCAGGACATGGCACACCTGCGGCAGTTGCAGCGCGTCGACGCCCAGGTGCGCGGACCCGTCGACACAGCCATCACGGCGCTGCAGGCCGAGCGCGCGGCGGCCGTGCGCTACGCGACCAAGCCGGCGCCCGACCGCGGCAGCGAACTCGAACGGCAGGCGGGACGCACGGACCGCGCGGTGGCGAAGCTGCGTCGTGGCGAGGGCCAGACCGTCGCCGATGGCGCCGACCTGCCCACCGGCGTGGAGTCCAGGCTCGAAACGTTCGTCTCCCAGGCAGAAGGTCTGAGCACGGTGCGGTCCGACGTGCTCGACCGCCGCACGGCCTGGGACGCGACCTACGGCCAGTACACCAAGACCATTTCGGCAGCCTTCGGAGTCGGCGGCGCACTCACCGGCATCCAGGAAGCCGAACTCGGCTCCCACGCGCGCGTGCTGCTCGAATTCTCCCGAGCCGCCGAGATGCTGGCGCGCGAGGACGTCGTCCTGTCCAGCGCCCGGCTCGACGGCTCCCTGGACGGGGAACGACTGCGTCAGTTCACCGGTGCCGTCGAGACCCGGCGGACCCTGACCGACGCGGCGGTGGCGGATCTGCGCGGACCCGAACGAGCAGGCTGGCAGGACCTCGTGGAGGGGAGCGCGTACGCCGACGTGCGCGCCGTCGAGGACAAGGTGCTCGTCGCACCTCCGGGCCGCAAGGCAGCAGCCGCGGCGCCGGCCGCCGAGTGGGACAGCGCCCACGCCGAGGTGCGGGACGAACTCCGCGCGATCGACGTGGGTGCGAGCCGCAGCGCCGCCGACCGGGCCGACCCGTTCACCCGCGGGTTGCTCACACCGGCAGGCGCCGCCGTGCTCCTCGGGCTCCTGGCCGTCACCGCCTCACTGGTCATCTCCGTCCGCATCGGGCGCGGTCTTGTCGTCGAGCTCGTGAGCCTGCGCAACGGCGCGCTGGAGATCGCCCGCCACAAACTCCCGGACGCCATGCGGAAGCTGCGCTCCGGCGAGGAGATCGACATTCACGCCGAAGCTCCACCCGGCCCGCCCGCGGAGGACGAGACGGGGCAGGTCTACGAAGCGCTCGGCACGGTGCACCGGGCGGCCCTGCGCGCCGCCATCGAGCGCGCCGAGCTCGCCAGCGGCATCTCAGGCGTCTTCGTCAACCTCGCCCGCAGGAGTCAGGTCCTCGTCCACCGCCAGCTCAGCCTCCTCGACAGCATGGAGCGCAGGTCGGACGACCCGAACGAACTGAGCGACCTCTTCCGGCTCGACCACCTCACCACCAGGATGAGGCGGCACGCCGAGAGCCTGATCATCCTCTCCGGAGCCGCTCCGGGGCGTGCCTGGCGCATGCCCGTCTCCCTGACGAACGTCGTCCGAGCGGCCGTCTCCGAAGTCGAGGACTACGCGCGCGTGGAGGTGCGACAACTCCCCGCCGCCGCGGTCGTCGGCACGGCTGTCGCCGACCTGACCCACCTCTTGGCCGAACTCGTCGAGAACGCCGCCCAGTTCTCGCCGCCCCACACCAAGGTGCGGGTCAACGGCGAACCGGTCGGCAACGGCTACGCCCTGGAGATCGAGGACCGCGGCCTCGGCATGGGAACGGAAACCCTGGCCGATGCCAACCACCGCATCGAGCAGTCCGAAACGCTCGACCTGTTCGACAGCGACCAACTGGGGCTCTTCGTCGTCAGCCGGCTCGCCGCGCGAAACGGAGTCAAAGTGCACCTCCGTACGTCCCCCTACGGCGGTACCACCGCGGTCGTCCTCCTGCCCACCGCACTGCTGCAGAGCACCACACCGGAGAGCCCCGGAGCACACACCATGGAACGTGACCGCACCCAGGACGGACACGCGCGCGTGCCCGATCCCGCACCGATGAACGGCAACTCCGTGCCTGCCCCGGCCGCCCGCCCCGCACTGGCCCCGTCCACGGAGACACCGGTGACCACGCCCCCAGGCGTCACCGCACTGCGCCTGCACAAGCCACCGGACGCGGAACCCGACAGCGCCCCCGAGCCCTCGGACGACCTCCCGCGCCGCGTGCGTCAGGCCAGCCTGGCCCCCCAACTGCGCGAGCGCCCCCCGGACGACGTCGCCGGATCCGTGAGCGTCCGCGAAGACACCGAACGCAGCCCCGAACAGGTACGGGACCGCATGGCCGCCTACCGCGACGGCTGGACCCGCGGCGGCGGTCGCCGGCCCGGCATCGTCGGCGCCGTCCCCGACATACCGGGGCCCGCACCGGCCAGTGACAGCACCGAAGGAGACCACGCATGA
- a CDS encoding roadblock/LC7 domain-containing protein — protein sequence MIQDQSRTADRSGELDWLLDDLVLRVGEVRHAVVLSNDGLAVGASTALSREDAEHLAAVASGFHSLAKGAGRHFGAGGVRQTMVEMDDAFLFVAAAGDGSCLAVLSSVTADIGLVAYEMARLVKRVGEHLYTPPRFAAQPPAVG from the coding sequence ATGATCCAGGATCAGAGCAGAACCGCCGACAGGTCCGGCGAACTCGACTGGCTGCTGGATGACTTGGTACTGCGCGTCGGCGAGGTACGGCACGCCGTGGTGCTCTCGAACGACGGGCTCGCCGTCGGCGCATCGACCGCTCTCAGCCGTGAGGACGCCGAGCACCTCGCCGCTGTCGCCTCCGGATTCCACAGCCTCGCCAAGGGCGCGGGGCGGCACTTCGGGGCCGGGGGAGTGCGCCAGACCATGGTCGAGATGGACGACGCGTTCCTGTTCGTGGCAGCGGCGGGTGACGGCTCCTGTCTCGCCGTACTCAGCTCCGTGACGGCCGACATCGGTCTGGTCGCCTACGAGATGGCACGCCTGGTCAAGCGGGTGGGCGAGCATCTCTACACGCCCCCGCGCTTCGCGGCGCAGCCGCCGGCCGTCGGATGA
- a CDS encoding DUF742 domain-containing protein: MTEDRSGVPRDAGSQWYDQEAGPLVRPYAMTGGRTQPGPGGARFDLIALVTLDQNAPGPGDDTALGPEHRSLIELCRTETQSVAELAADADLPVGVVRVLLGDLLEMGCVKVSRPVPPAQLPDEKILREVIDGLRAL; the protein is encoded by the coding sequence ATGACCGAGGACAGGAGCGGCGTCCCGCGCGACGCGGGCAGCCAGTGGTACGACCAGGAGGCCGGACCACTGGTCCGCCCCTACGCGATGACGGGCGGACGGACCCAACCGGGCCCCGGCGGAGCGCGCTTCGATCTGATCGCGCTCGTCACGCTGGATCAGAACGCCCCGGGCCCCGGGGACGACACCGCGCTCGGGCCGGAACACCGGTCGCTCATCGAACTGTGCCGCACCGAGACCCAGTCGGTCGCCGAACTTGCGGCCGACGCCGATCTGCCCGTGGGCGTGGTCAGAGTGCTGCTCGGCGACCTGCTGGAAATGGGCTGCGTGAAGGTGAGCCGACCCGTGCCACCCGCACAGCTGCCCGACGAGAAGATCCTGCGAGAGGTGATCGATGGGCTCCGAGCGCTCTGA
- a CDS encoding GTP-binding protein, which produces MGSERSDAGGDDTTAMALKILVAGGFGVGKTTLVGAVSEIRPLRTEELLSEAGQSVDDTGGVDRKTTTTVAMDFGRITIRSGLSLYLFGTPGQDRFWFLWDELSQGALGAVVLADTRRLEDCFPAVDYFEHRHIPFVVAVNCFATARTYGAHEVSRALDLDRGTPVVLCDARDRDSGKEVLIRLVEYAGRMHTARLLDTVG; this is translated from the coding sequence ATGGGCTCCGAGCGCTCTGATGCCGGCGGCGACGACACGACCGCCATGGCGTTGAAGATTCTGGTCGCGGGCGGTTTCGGGGTGGGCAAGACCACCCTGGTCGGCGCGGTCAGCGAGATCCGCCCGCTGCGCACCGAGGAACTGCTCAGCGAGGCGGGCCAGTCGGTGGACGACACCGGCGGAGTCGACCGCAAGACCACGACGACCGTCGCCATGGACTTCGGCCGCATCACCATCAGGTCGGGCCTGTCGCTGTACCTCTTCGGTACACCCGGGCAGGACCGTTTCTGGTTCCTGTGGGACGAGTTGTCCCAGGGCGCGCTCGGTGCCGTTGTCCTCGCGGACACCCGACGGCTCGAGGACTGCTTCCCCGCCGTCGACTACTTCGAGCATCGGCACATTCCGTTCGTGGTCGCGGTCAACTGCTTCGCGACCGCGCGTACGTACGGTGCGCACGAGGTGTCACGGGCCCTGGACCTCGACCGCGGCACCCCCGTGGTGCTGTGCGACGCACGGGATCGCGATTCGGGAAAGGAGGTGCTGATACGCCTGGTCGAGTACGCCGGGCGGATGCATACCGCCCGGCTGCTCGACACGGTGGGCTGA
- a CDS encoding PPOX class F420-dependent oxidoreductase → MAQKMTEDQWRAFVSQGTRTGKLSTVRADGSPHIAPIWFLLDGDELVFNTGAETVKGRNLARDGRVALCVDDDRPPFAFVVLQGQARLIDDLDEVRHWAGRLGARYMGESRAEEFGERNGVPGELLVRVKIDKVVARGGVAD, encoded by the coding sequence ATGGCACAGAAGATGACCGAGGACCAGTGGCGGGCTTTCGTCTCGCAGGGCACCCGTACCGGCAAGCTGTCGACCGTCCGGGCGGACGGCAGCCCACATATCGCACCGATCTGGTTCCTGTTGGACGGGGACGAGTTGGTGTTCAACACCGGGGCGGAGACCGTCAAGGGGCGGAATCTGGCGCGGGACGGGCGCGTCGCCCTGTGCGTGGACGACGACAGGCCTCCGTTCGCGTTCGTGGTCCTGCAAGGGCAGGCCCGGCTGATCGACGATCTCGACGAGGTACGGCACTGGGCCGGCCGGCTCGGCGCCCGCTACATGGGCGAAAGCCGCGCCGAGGAGTTCGGTGAGCGCAACGGCGTGCCCGGTGAACTCCTCGTGCGCGTCAAGATCGACAAGGTGGTCGCACGCGGCGGCGTCGCCGACTGA
- a CDS encoding roadblock/LC7 domain-containing protein, producing MVQNTGLGWLLDDLTERMEPVRHALVLSNDGLVTGASSELKREDAEHLAAVSSGLHSLAKGSGRHFRAGNVRQTMIEFDDAVLFVTAAGDGSCLCVLSSAEADIGQVAYEMTLLVNRVGEHLGVGARQPERTPVVDL from the coding sequence ATGGTGCAGAACACGGGGCTCGGTTGGCTGCTCGACGACTTGACCGAGCGCATGGAGCCCGTACGGCACGCGCTGGTGCTGTCCAACGACGGCCTGGTGACCGGAGCGAGCTCCGAGCTGAAGCGGGAAGACGCGGAACATCTGGCCGCGGTCTCATCCGGTCTGCACAGCCTGGCCAAGGGATCAGGGCGGCACTTCCGGGCCGGCAACGTGCGCCAGACGATGATCGAGTTCGACGACGCGGTGCTGTTCGTCACCGCGGCAGGCGATGGCAGTTGCCTGTGCGTCCTCAGCTCCGCGGAGGCGGACATCGGTCAGGTCGCGTACGAGATGACACTCCTCGTCAATCGTGTCGGCGAGCATCTCGGCGTGGGCGCCCGGCAGCCGGAGCGGACACCCGTGGTAGACCTCTGA